The proteins below come from a single Miscanthus floridulus cultivar M001 chromosome 1, ASM1932011v1, whole genome shotgun sequence genomic window:
- the LOC136506428 gene encoding protein BIG GRAIN 1-like has translation MERWGDKDKGAAPAPGRARRYADQPSFSSTLLDAIYKSMDEPGDGATPAAAAAATKKQNPDLHYSYHYKASLPGSYRGSRAAAATAPGPHAATTSSSSECSSYGGFSSSEAESSQHRRLRPIRTSVATTAAAAATAPAPALAPEQKKKAGANIRAKLRDLRKPASPGARLAGFLNAIFNGRRAPQTPPSASCGAAAESACSTASSYSRSCLSKTPSTRGQPKRTVRFLDSDDGEAAAAVPARRVQVGVAELEQMLLHRMEMDSDEDDEDEESSDASSDLFDLENFAAVAPDAGAGAAAYRDELPVYETTRVVLGHRAIGHGYAHGRSTRVV, from the coding sequence ATGGAGAGGTGGGGGGACAAGGACAAGGGGGCGGCTCCGGCGCCGGGGAGGGCGAGGCGGTACGCCGACCAGCCGTCCTTCTCGTCCACGCTGCTTGACGCCATATACAAGTCCATGGACGAGCCCGGCGACGGGGCaacacccgccgccgccgcggcagcgACCAAGAAGCAGAACCCGGACCTGCACTACAGCTACCACTACAAGGCGTCGCTGCCGGGGAGCTACCGCGGcagcagggcggcggcggcaacggccCCGGGGCCGCACGCCGCCACCACGTCGAGCTCCTCCGAGTGCTCCAGCTACGGCGGGTTCTCGTCGTCGGAGGCGGAGTCGTCGCAGCACCGGCGCCTGCGGCCCATACGCACGAGcgtcgccaccaccgccgctgccgcggcCACTGCGCCCGCGCCTGCGCTCGCGCcggagcagaagaagaaggccGGCGCCAACATCCGCGCCAAGCTGAGGGACCTCCGCAAGCCGGCGTCCCCGGGCGCGCGGCTCGCGGGGTTCCTCAACGCCATCTTCAACGGCAGGCGCGCGCCGCAGACGCCGCCGTCGGCGTCGTGTGGCGCGGCGGCGGAGTCCGCGTGCTCCACGGCGTCGTCCTACTCGCGCTCCTGCCTCAGCAAGACGCCGTCCACGCGGGGCCAGCCGAAGCGGACCGTGCGGTTCCTGGAcagcgacgacggcgaggcggcgGCCGCGGTCCCCGCCCGGAGGGTGCAGGTCGGGGTGGCGGAGCTGGAGCAGATGCTGCTCCACCGGATGGAGATGGACagcgacgaggacgacgaggacgaggagagCAGCGACGCCAGCTCCGACCTCTTCGACCTCGAGAATTTCGCGGCCGTTGCCCcggacgccggcgccggcgccgccgcgtaCAGGGACGAGCTGCCAGTGTACGAGACGACGAGGGTGGTGCTGGGCCACCGCGCCATTGGCCACGGGTACGCGCACGGGAGGAGTACCAGGGTGGTGTGA